In Carassius carassius chromosome 46, fCarCar2.1, whole genome shotgun sequence, the following proteins share a genomic window:
- the LOC132128899 gene encoding transcription initiation factor TFIID subunit 8 yields MADSVVMGSGSLNSGSRSGSSKTSTSPTENYQLARRRTLQVVVSSLLTECGFESAEKAVVETLTEMMQSYITEVGRCAKATCEHTARSTPTLSDVVVTLVEMGFNVDTLPVYAKRSQRMVITAPPVTNAPVIPKALVAGQKRTHPTYIPGHFPEFPDPHTYIKTPTFREPVSDYQVVREKAASQRRDVERALTRFMAKTGETQSLFKDDISAFPLISAKPSTIPYLSALLPSELELQSLEETDSSEQDDQTDTENNSSHIIQDDPSTDKENVVLPPGGVVPTGKASEENMIDNPYLRPVKKPKVRRKK; encoded by the exons ATGGCAGATTCTGTAGTGATGGGGAGCGGATCTTTAAACTCCGGAAGC CGCTCGGGGAGCAGTAAGACCAGCACAAGTCCTACGGAGAACTATCAGCTGGCTCGGAGACGCACGCTGCAGGTGGTGGTAAGCTCTCTGCTGACAGAGTGTGGCTTCGAGAGCGCTGAGAAAGCGGTGGTGGAGACACTCACGGAGATGATGCAGAGCT ATATAACTGAGGTTGGACGTTGTGCGAAAGCAACCTGTGAGCACACAGCTAGAAGCACCCCTACACTCTCGGATGTGGTTGTCACACTGGTCGAAATGG GTTTTAATGTGGATACTCTTCCAGTGTATGCCAAAAGATCCCAAAGGATGGTTATAACTGCAC CTCCAGTAACGAATGCTCCAGTCATCCCAAAAGCCCTCGTGGCCGGACAGAAGCGCACTCATCCAACATACATCCCCGGCCACTTCCCTGAATTCCCAGATCCTCATACATACATCAAAACACCA ACCTTTAGAGAGCCTGTGTCAGATTACCAGGTGGTGAGAGAGAAGGCGGCATCACAAAGGAGAGATGTGGAGCGCGCGCTCACCCGCTTCATGGCCAAGACAGGAGAGACGCAAAGCCTTTTTAAGGATGACATCAGTGCATTCCCTT TAATTTCAGCAAAGCCGAGCACCATCCCTTACCTCAGCGCCCTGCTGCCCTCTGAACTAGAGCTTCAGTCATTGGAGGAGACCGATTCATCTGAGCAGGATGaccagacagacacagagaacaACTCTAGTCACATTATTCAG gatgACCCAAGTACAGATAAGGAGAACGTAGTGCTGCCGCCTGGTGGTGTTGTGCCTACagggaaggccagtgaggaaaACATGATTGACAACCCATATCTTCGGCCTGTCAAAAAGCCCAAAgtcagaagaaaaaaatga